The following are encoded together in the Drosophila biarmipes strain raj3 chromosome 3L, RU_DBia_V1.1, whole genome shotgun sequence genome:
- the LOC108028596 gene encoding syntaxin-12 — MSQALNNPGGGGGGGGPHRDYGAMADSTPEVSFAAAGGSSGFSPTEFMSLSEDIGHNITAIHSSTKQLEKQLKLIGTPKDLPNLREKVHAINTKCNARVQTTSQDLQRMQAVVRHGDRQQKLQLEKLTREFHGVVEKYSNLQRRISSAMRQTLQQAQHFADQDVEANARSELLQQQRLEQANLQQEHDMLDERRRQVEQIESDIIDVNQIMTKLSGLVHDQGQQMDFIENSIEQTAANVEDGTSQLAKAARSRQSYRRKILILLVIAVIIGLIVTGVIVAKLNS, encoded by the exons ATGTCCCAGGCCTTGAACAacccaggaggaggaggcggcggcggaggcccCCACCGGGACTATGGAGCCATGGCGGATTCCACGCCCGAGGTGAGCTTTGCGGCAGCCGGCGGGTCGTCTGGGTTCAGCCCCACGGAGTTCATGTCCCTCAGCGAGGACATCGGGCACAACATCACTGCGATCCACAGCAGCACCAAGCAGCTGGAGAAGCAGCTGAAGCTCATCGGCACACCAAAGGACTTGCCTAATCTGCGCGAGAAGGTGCACGCCATCAACACGAAGTGCAATGCCCGGGTGCAGACCACCAGCCAGGACCTACAGCGGATGCAGGCGGTCGTGCGCCACGGAGATCGCCAGCAGAAGCTGCAGCTGGAGAAGCTCACGCGCGAGTTCCACGGCGTCGTCGAGAAGTACTCCAACCTGCAGCGCCGCATCTCTTCGGCCATGCGACAGACCCTGCAGCAGGCCCAGCACTTCGCCGACCAGGATGTGGAGGCCAACGCCCGTTCGGAGCTGCTGCAGCAACAGCGCCTGGAGCAGGCAAATCTGCAGCAGGAGCACGACATGCTCGACGAGCGCCGGCGACAGGTCGAGCAGATTGAGTCGGACATCATCGATGTCAACCAGATCATGACCAAGCTGAGTGGCCTGGTGCACGATCAGGGCCAGCAGATGG ACTTCATCGAGAACAGTATTGAGCAGACGGCCGCCAACGTGGAGGATGGCACCTCGCAGCTGGCCAAGGCGGCCAGGAGTCGCCAGAGCTACCGGCGCAAGATCTTGATACTCCTGGTGATCGCTGTGATAATAGGTTTAATCGTAACTGGCGTTATCGTTGCCAAACTGAACAgttaa
- the LOC108028599 gene encoding uncharacterized protein LOC108028599, translated as MPQGKFKKAKLPASIQKKKNQKQAAFTRRSNAPIQAKKAKFNETQKIKSVISKSVNKSVESELRSRAHEGYIQLSKAQEAVAKHHASQAKAAAAASTSKSTE; from the exons ATGCCGCAAGGAAAGTTCAAGAAGGCAAAGCTGCCCGCTTCCAtacagaaaaagaaaaaccaaaagcaaGCCGCCTTCACCCGCCGTTCCA ATGCCCCCATTCAGGCGAAGAAGGCCAAGTTCAACGAGACCCAGAAGATCAAGTCCGTCATCTCCAAGTCGGTGAACAAGAGTGTCGAAAGCGAGCTGCGATCCCGCGCCCACGAGGGCTACATCCAGCTGAGCAAGGCGCAGGAGGCGGTGGCCAAGCACCACGCCTCCCAGGCGAAGGCGGCTGCGGCGGCCAGCACCTCCAAGTCCACAGAATAG
- the LOC108028655 gene encoding uncharacterized protein LOC108028655, with the protein MEYRCLRRSSVKHLTALCVISIALTCANAALWPSYSSDDAPPSRCSGGRGLKYLSGDALTDSLDCLGPNNAPYPSAAVARTFSNWNGNSRRGRQSKLPSTLDPAITTSALLRAYDEVNNEAVGSSRYGRSLKNATPQCKSDTPARLCKTRYNTTAPMYGVSLTSGQPVTIVQKFPDLLQQVVFEVCESSECDVVRGECTQTYVPYLFLVIPLGPVTLTGQDYVLVESGCVCKPKYSTGAAQEPNMIP; encoded by the exons CACCTAACGGCTCTCTGCGTCATCAGCATCGCACTCACCTGCGCAAACGCGGCGCTGTGGCCGAGCTACAGCAGCGATGATGCGCCGCCCAGCCGCTGCAGCGGTGGGCGGGGCCTGAAGTACCTGTCCGGCGACGCGCTCACGGACTCACTCGATTGCCTGGGGCCCAACAATGCGCCGTATCCAAG CGCGGCCGTGGCGCGCACCTTCTCCAACTGGAACGGAAACTCGCGACGTGGCCGCCAGAGCAAATTGCCCAGCACACTGGACCCCGCCATAACCACCAGTGCTCTACTGAGGGCCTACGACGAGGTGAACAACGAGGCCGTCGGAAGCAGTCGCTATG GTCGATCGCTGAAGAACGCCACGCCGCAGTGCAAGAGCGACACGCCGGCGCGTCTCTGCAAGACTCGCTACAACACCACGGCGCCCATGTACGGGGTTAGCCTGACCTCCGGTCAGCCGGTGACCATCGTCCAGAAGTTCCCCGACCTCCTCCAGCAGGTGGTCTTCGAAGTGTGCGA GTCCTCCGAGTGCGACGTGGTTCGGGGCGAGTGTACGCAAACCTATGTGCCCTACCTTTTCCTGGTCATCCCCCTCGGCCCGGTGACGCTGACTGGCCAGGATTACGTGCTGGTGGAGAGCGGATGCGTCTGCAAGCCCAAGTACTCGACGGGCGCCGCCCAGGAGCCCAACATGATACCCTAG
- the LOC108028598 gene encoding 40S ribosomal protein S4: MARGPKKHLKRLAAPKAWMLDKLGGVFAPRPSTGPHKLRESLPLLIFLRNRLKYALNGAEVTKIVMQRLVKVDGKVRTDPTYPAGFMDVITLEKTGEFFRLVYDVKGRFTIHRISAEEAKYKLCKVKKNQLGAKGVPFLVTHDGRTIRYPDPLIHANDTVQVDIATGKITDYIKFDSGNLCMITGGRNLGRVGTVVNRERHPGSFDIVHIKDSQGHVFATRLTNVFIIGKGNKPYISLPKGKGVKLSISEERDKRLAAKTH; encoded by the exons ATG GCGCGTGGCCCCAAGAAGCATTTGAAGCGTTTAGCCGCTCCCAAGGCATGGATGTTGGACAAGCTGGGAGGCGTCTTCGCCCCACGTCCCTCGACCGGTCCCCACAAGCTGCGTGAGTCGCTGCCCCTGCTCATCTTCCTGAGAAACCGCTTGAAGTACGCCCTCAACGGCGCCGAGGTGACCAAAATCGTCATGCAGCGCTTGGTCAAGGTCGACGGAAAGGTCCGCACCGACCCCACCTACCCCGCTGGCTTCATGG ATGTCATCACCCTCGAGAAGACCGGTGAGTTCTTCCGTCTGGTCTACGACGTGAAGGGCCGCTTCACCATCCACCGCATCTCCGCCGAGGAGGCCAAG TACAAGCTGTGCAAGGTCAAGAAGAACCAGCTGGGCGCCAAGGGAGTGCCATTCCTGGTGACACACGACGGTCGCACCATCCGCTACCCGGATCCCCTGATCCACGCCAACGACACCGTGCAGGTCGACATTGCCACCGGCAAGATCACCGACTACATCAAGTTCGATTCCG GCAACCTCTGCATGATCACCGGAGGCAGGAATTTGGGACGTGTCGGCACCGTTGTCAACCGCGAGCGTCACCCCGGATCCTTCGACATTGTGCACATTAAGGACTCCCAGGGCCATGTGTTCGCCACCCGTTTGACCAACGTGTTCATCATTGGCAAGGGCAACAAGCCCTACATCTCCCTGCCCAAGGGCAAGGGTGTCAAGCTGAGCATCTCGGAGGAGCGCGACAAGCGTCTGGCCGCCAAGACCCACTAA
- the LOC108028623 gene encoding serine/arginine repetitive matrix protein 1 — translation MMFTGTNQQQDTRFSDKEKKLMKQMKFGDCLNKRVDMSKVKLDVLRPWISKKITDILHIEDDVVVEFVYNQLEEEKYPCPKKMQINMTGFLNGRNARQFMGELWALLLSAQESDSGIPAEFIQQKKDEILKREEEQRQRDRSRSRSRSQRASSRRDRPRDRSNSKSRSRSRSLKPANNNGSVPSAAREAAANAAAKIRKRGSSSAARPASRERRPSRRPRSRSNQRSRSRTSGKKAGSREPTPAKTVNGRHSVDKSPVPPASKGKSRSRSRSRSRSPRSRSRSPSAKRSRSRSSSRRSRRRGRSSSISLSPERNQDHFEHRRNKNSVQNKRQYRNNRGDSASSMERGNDRGRQFGGGGGNRRGGGRRFSPRGRSPMRQDNGGGNRFQRSNSRRRSRSRRLSRSPMRYSRSPRRFNNRRRSPMMNFRGGGRGGGRGGGGHRQMWQHRGGSPNFRGGGRIHWQARHSPGGGGRGGGGGMGRFDRRQSPQQNRYNRDHRQSPMQHNQPFRKQFSPHQGPGRRFSSPQQRRNSRDRRPNSRERRSSPGGGHMNRWDNPPPARNRRSSSGSSPGGRQQRQRSPSPPEKRGRSRSRSLSRQRSRSRSSSRRSRKRYSPVGRSSVEYTGPAVNTIDLCREEQQRKAAKPETIIVLSRTPSPFLKSHERQAKVAATAQKSETIIVLDEPAAVRSSYASLSRTPSPFLKRHERLAATKAAPKKTRDQSQSSSSDSSADSDDSEEPPRRKKQPPGAVAAKRKSKEKSRRSSESSSSSEQSDDEDNSSGDERLKKKLQQQKEKEKEAAALKEKEKEREKDKRRSDKKAKRAGTSSGDEESTSSRKRSHKKTRRDEVGEAGNGNSDSEDEHVPKKKRKKAKKAVDSSDSDSEASSKRKKHKKHKKHSKKSKKHKKHKRKSSAGKSRADSSSQGSSDDEEQPSSGAAKRNGNTGKLPLLLPGASVPGVINEDLEKQLRERALKSMKKLD, via the exons ATGATGTTCACG GGCACCAACCAGCAGCAGGACACCCGCTTTAGCGACAAGGAGAAGAAGCTGATGAAGCAGATGAAGTTCGGCGATTGCCTCAACAAGCGGGTGGACATGTCCAAGGTGAAGCTGGACGTGCTGCGTCCGTGGATCAGCAAGAAGATCACCGACATCCTGCACATCGAGGACGACGTGGTCGTCGAGTTCGTTTACAATCagctggaggaggagaagTACCCGTGCCCCAAGAAGATGCAGATCAACATGACGGGCTTCTTGAACGGCAGGAATGCCCGCCAGTTCATGGGCGAGCTCTGGGCCCTGCTCCTCTCCGCCCAGGAGAGCGACTCGGGGATTCCGGCGGAGTTCATACAGCAGAAGAAGGACGAGATACTCAAAcgggaggaggagcagcggcagcgggaCCGCTCGAGATCCCGTTCCCGCTCCCAGCGCGCCAGTTCTAGGCGAGATCGCCCGCGTGACCGATCCAATTCAAAGTCCCGCTCAAGATCCCGCTCGTTGAAGCCGGCCAACAACAACGGTTCGGTTCCCAGTGCAGCTCGGGAGGCGGCCGCCAATGCGGCGGCCAAGATCCGCAAGCGGGGCTCCTCCTCGGCCGCTCGACCCGCCTCCAGGGAGCGGCGCCCCAGCCGGCGGCCGCGTTCGCGCTCTAACCAGCGTTCCCGCTCGCGTACATCCGGCAAAAAGGCGGGCTCGAGGGAGCCCACACCCGCCAAGACTGTTAACGGACGCCACTCGGTGGACAAGTCGCCGGTGCCGCCGGCGTCCAAGGGAAAGTCGCGCTCACGATCGCGGTCTCGATCCCGCTCGCCTCGCAGCCGATCCCGTTCGCCCAGCGCCAAGCGGTCGCGTTCCCGCAGCTCCTCGCGTCGCAGTCGTCGACGAGGACGCTCCAGCAGCATCTCCCTGTCGCCGGAGCGCAACCAGGACCATTTCGAGCATCGGCGCAACAAGAACAGTGTGCAGAACAAGCGCCAGTATCGCAACAATCGCGGGGACTCGGCCAGTTCTATGGAGCGCGGAAACGATCGAGGCAGGCAGTTTGGCGGTGGAGGGGGCAATCGCAGAGGAGGTGGCAGACGCTTCTCTCCCCGCGGACGCAGCCCTATGCGACAGGATAATGGCGGTGGCAATCGATTCCAGCGCTCCAACTCACGACGTAGGTCGAGATCGCGGCGACTGTCACGCTCGCCCATGCGGTACTCTCGCTCCCCAAGACG CTTCAACAATCGTCGCCGCTCGCCCATGATGAATTTTAGAGGCGGTGGACGTGGTGGTGGACGCGGTGGCGGCGGCCACCGCCAGATGTGGCAGCACCGCGGTGGATCTCCGAACTTCCGCGGTGGCGGACGCATCCACTGGCAGGCTAGACATAGTCCTGGAGGCGGTGGACGTGGAGGCGGTGGTGGAATGGGTCGTTTCGACAGACGTCAGTCACCGCAGCAGAATCGCTATAATCGCGACCACCGCCAGTCGCCGATGCAGCACAACCAACCGTTCCGCAAGCAATTCTCGCCGCATCAGGGACCAGGGCGTCGCTTCTCGTCGCCGCAGCAGCGTCGAAATTCGCGAGACCGTCGCCCCAACTCGAGGGAACGGCGCAGCTCGCCCGGTGGCGGTCACATGAATCGGTGGGATAATCCGCCGCCTGCTAGAAATCGGCGATCGTCATCGGGTAGCTCACCAGGTGGCCGCCAGCAGCGTCAGCGCAGCCCCAGTCCGCCAGAGAAGCGCGGTCGCAGCCGCAGTCGCAGCCTGAGTCGTCAAAGAAGCCGCAGCCGCTCAAGTTCACGGCGCAGTCGCAAACGTTATAGCCCAGTTG GCCGCTCTTCGGTGGAGTACACTGGCCCGGCAGTAAACACTATTGATCTCTGTcgcgaggagcagcagcgcaAAGCAGCCAAGCCGGAAACCATCATTGTGCTGTCCCGCACGCCATCTCCGTTCCTTAAGTCCCACGAGCGACAAGCTAAAGTGGCGGCGACGGCACAAAAGTCAGAAACCATCATTGTGCTGGACGAGCCTGCAGCCGTGCGCAGCAGCTACGCCAGTCTGTCCCGCACGCCCTCGCCGTTCCTTAAGCGCCACGAGCGACTAGCTGCTACTAAAGCGGCGCCAAAGAAAACCCGCGACCAGAGTCAGAGCAGCAGCTCGGACAGCAGCGCCGACAGCGATGACAGCGAGGAACCGCCGCGTCGCAAGAAGCAGCCACCGGGAGCAGTGGCGGCCAAGAGAAAGTCGAAGGAGAAGTCGCGTCGCAGCTCGGAGAGTTCATCGAGCAGCGAACAGAGTGACGACGAGGACAACTCCAGTGGGGATGAGAGGCTCAAGAagaagctgcagcagcagaaggaaaaggagaaggaggcGGCGGCTCTAaaggaaaaggagaaggagcgCGAGAAGGACAAGCGGCGCTCGGACAAGAAAGCCAAGCGGGCGGGAACGTCCAGCGGCGATGAGGAGTCGACGAGCAGCCGCAAGCGTAGCCATAAGAAGACACGTCGCGACGAGGTCGGAGAGGCAGGCAACGGAAACAGCGACTCGGAGGACGAGCATGTGCccaagaagaagcgcaagaagGCCAAGAAGGCGGTGGACTCGAGCGACAGCGACTCCGAGGCATCATCCAAGCGCAAGAAGCATAAGAAACACAAGAAGCACAGCAAGAAGAGCAAGAAGCATAAGAAGCACAAGCGGAAGAGCAGTGCCGGAAAATCGCGGGCGGACAGCAGCTCCCAGGGCAGCAGCGATGATGAGGAGCAGCCGTCGTCGGGGGCGGCCAAGAGGAATGGCAACACAGGCAAGCTGCCGCTACTGCTGCCGGGCGCTTCCGTACCGGGGGTCATCAACGAGGACCTCGAGAAGCAGTTGCGGGAACGAGCCCTCAAGTCGATGAAGAAACTGGACTGA